A stretch of DNA from Heptranchias perlo isolate sHepPer1 unplaced genomic scaffold, sHepPer1.hap1 HAP1_SCAFFOLD_430, whole genome shotgun sequence:
gtagataaGAAGCAGgagcgggccattcggccccctcgagcctgctccgccattcagtcagatcatggctggtctttgacctcaactccactttcccgcccgatccccatatccctcgatttttaggctatgtcccctcgtcctggactccccaaccagtggaagtagtttctctctatccaccccttCAGTTCTCCCTTCATATCTTGCAAACTTTGATCAAACCACCCCtttatcttctaaattccaggaaacacaacccgagtttgtgtaaagtctcttcataatttaacccttgaagtccggctatcattctaataaacctacgctgcactccctccaaggccaatatgtccttccgaaggtgcggtgcccagaactgctcacagtaccccAGAAAGGACTCTCACcgatccttttaggtccaaagtggatgacctcacatggcCCGACATTGAAATCCGTTTGCCGCAGTTTTGGCCATTCACTGTTaatatatctctgtaattttatgtttccatcaagaacataagaactaggagcaggagtaggccattcggcccccctcgagcctgctccgccattctatcagatcatggctgatctttgacctcaactccactttcccgcccgatccccatatccctcggattcccccagagtccaaaaatccatcgatctcagccttgaatatcctcaacgactgagcatccacagccctctggggtagagaattccaaagattcgccaccctctgagtgaagaaattcctcctcatctcagtctagaatgtccgaccccttatcctgagactatgccccctagttctagactctccagccaggggggaaacagcctctcagcatctaccctgtcgagccccctcagaatcttcgatgtttcaatgagatcacctctcattcttcgaaactccagagagtatcggcccattctactcaatctctcctcataggacaaccctctcatcccaggaatcaatccagtgaacctagTCTGTTTCTGTTGTAGTCAGGAGGGTTATTCattcatctgattttttttttgttcgccCCCCCCCGCTTGGTTTTCGGGGAGTCATGGTCCAATTTCCCGCTTTGTTTCTCCGCCATGGCTGGGGGGACGCTACGTTACTCTGGCCcgttggaattcaggagaaacctcttcatccagagagtggcgagaatgtggaactcgctcccacaaggagtagttgaggcgaatagtggagatggatttaaggggaagccggataaacacatgagggggaaaggaataggaggatagggtgagatgaagtcggggagggaggaggctcgtgtggagcgtaaacaccgggatagacctgtagggccgaatggcctgttcctatgctgTGAAATTCCGCGTGGTGAAGAGAGAGACAGTTAACCTGCCCCCGACAGTGACCGGCATCTCTCTGCGCCCCACAGGAGGACTCGATGGCCGAGGACGACGACCAGTCGGACTCCAACTACGAGCCGACGGAGCTGTTCGAGGAGTGGGCGGCGGCGGGCAGCGCCAGGCGGGCGAGCAGGAAGGCCCGCCCCCCCGGCAGGCAGAAGTGCTTCATCTGCACCGAGTGCGGCCGCAGCTTCAACAAGTACTCGAACTTTAAGCAGCACCAGCGGGTGCACTCGGGCGAGAAGCCCTTCAAGTGCCAGGACTGCGGCAAGCAGTTCAACCTGCTGTCCAATCTGCGGCGGCACGAGCGCACCCACACTGGCGAGAAGCCCTTCCAGTGCCCCACCTGCGCCAAGGGCTTCAGCGAGCTGTCCAGCCTGCGGCGGCACCAGCGCACGCACACCGGCGAGAAGCCCTTCAAGTGCCCCTTCTGCGGCAAGCGCTTCAGCCAGTCCTCCATCCTGGTGATCCACCAGCGCACCCACACCGGCGAGAAGCCCTTCAAGTGCCTGGAGTGCGGCAAGGGCTTCAGCGAGCCCTCCAGCCTGCGCAGCCACCTGCGCACCCACACCGGCGAGCGGCCCTTCAAGTGCCCCGACTGCGAGAAGGAGTTCCGCCACTCGTCCAGCCTGGTGCAGCACCAGCGCACCCACAGCGGCGAGAAGCCCTTCAAGTGCCCGGAGTGCGGCAAGGGCTTCACCAAGTCGTCCACCCTGACCCAGCACAAGGGCACCCACAGCCAGGAGCGGCCCTACAAGTGCCCGGTCTGCGAGAAGGGCTTCACCCGCCTTTCGGTGCTGGGCAGGCACCAGCGGGTCCACGCCTG
This window harbors:
- the LOC137312778 gene encoding zinc finger protein 774-like, which codes for MSRRETHRAGLSGADLKMETSADGSADTQEDSMAEDDDQSDSNYEPTELFEEWAAAGSARRASRKARPPGRQKCFICTECGRSFNKYSNFKQHQRVHSGEKPFKCQDCGKQFNLLSNLRRHERTHTGEKPFQCPTCAKGFSELSSLRRHQRTHTGEKPFKCPFCGKRFSQSSILVIHQRTHTGEKPFKCLECGKGFSEPSSLRSHLRTHTGERPFKCPDCEKEFRHSSSLVQHQRTHSGEKPFKCPECGKGFTKSSTLTQHKGTHSQERPYKCPVCEKGFTRLSVLGRHQRVHAWEGPCICADCGKQFKNSSSLHSHQCTLEAKKPSAS